In Fusarium fujikuroi IMI 58289 draft genome, chromosome FFUJ_chr02, the genomic stretch TTCAATAGAAAGCACCGACTCTTTGACGCGGGATGGTTTGACAGTTGTAGTTTGTGCCTCGGTGAGCCCGGTAATGTCCCACTCAGAAACACCATACGGAGCGTCGATCGACGACGCGTTGACTGCTTCTATCATATTCTCGGAAACAGTGTTGATCACACATTCTCCAGTATCCTTCAGATTCTGATACGTATCTTTAGCCGACCCAAAGCGAGATGAGAAGCTAATGATGAACATGGGCGGGTCGTGATCAATCACTTGAAAGTAGCTAAAAGGCGCCAAGTTCTTGGTCTCCCCATCGCCGGAAATAGTGCTGATGAAGCCAACAGGTCGAGGGGCAATACCAGAGATTAAAAGTCGGTAGTTCTGCCCGACGGATCTATCAGGCGAATACGGGTCGATCTCTCGGTGGATCTTGTCGGTGGGGGATTGACCAGTGCGGACACCATCTCCATAAGACCAGGATGGGTCTGGGGACTTTGTTATCTCGATAGGTTTGCCAGAGTGATCAAAGTCTGGTCTGCGGGCTATCGTTTCCTCAAAATTGGCGATTGGTTGGACTGCTGAGAATGCAGGCTTAGCCGCAGTTGCAGCTGACGAGTTCAGTCGCattgttgaggatgatgggGCTGTTATCAGGCATTTGCGTGCATGTAGCGTTGATGGTCTAGATTGGAGGGTCAGATACTGTCCCTCTGGATGATATGATCTGGAGCTGTCGTGCTAACTGACCTTGATTCAATTGCAGAGCGAAACGTAGCCAAAACCCTGGTCATTATGACAGTCCTGACATTAAAGCATTGACCAATTCTAGAAACAGGGATCTCTTCCAAAGCACTGAACCCGGCAGTCAACTTACACCGACGCAAATCTCAAGTGGAAAAGTCGGGATTGTTATACCGATATAGGACACTGACAATCCCCCATGATAAGCTTCCACTATCGGGATCTCATTCCGACCGCTTCACTCCGCATCCGATAACGCAGTCTCAATCCTCCAAAGCCGCTGATAAGCTTTTTCCACGAACGCTACCAAATTAGGCAAAGACCCAAGCCGGAATGATATTCCagctaaaagacttaagtcGGAAGAGCACCCCGACCTCTCCTCAACAGTTATTATCAATTGCGCAACGATGCCTGCTACACAGAATGGCCAATTCCGGATTATTAAGAAATGTGCTAAAGCGTGAGTTCTTATCTGGGCCGTTGGAAGCCGATAGCTGATCGCGGTTGTTGGCTAGGTGTAAGCGATGTCGGTCTATGAAGGTCAAGTGTTCGGGGGCGCAGCCTTGTTTGAGATGTGGACGCAAGAATGAGAGATGCATATACgaggcggaggagaagaaggtatCAGTGCCTGAGAGGTgagtcttctttctttttctggtGTGTAACAACTGACCTGAGTACAGCTACCTCCGCGCCTTGGAGAGACGACAAGATGGACTTCCATCGCCAGGGTCTCTTGGTAATGGAAGTAGACCACGACCAAGGCACTCTTCTGTTTCTGATTATGGTATTTCCGGTGTAGTCACGCGGGACGCATCCATGACTGCGGATGGAGGTGAGTGACCATCCAATTGTCTGTCATCCTTACTAACATGATAACCAAAGATCTTACACTTGGAACACCCCAAGATCATGACGAGAACGATGAAACAAACGAGGCCGCCTCGCTATCCACCAACGATGTCCTCGAACCCGCCTTCAGACAGAACCCCCTCGTCGACAACGACTATGTCTTCGGGCAAGCCATGGGCAGATACTGTACGTTGCCATCCGTCAATCATCGGCATACACTAACACATCTCCACAGGGTACATGGGTCCCGCATCATCATGGGCCTTTTGCAGAAGAGTCCTAGCCCTAGTAGGCAAGCATCTCCCCGAAGCAAACAACGAGCCTCTACCCTGGCACCTCGACGGAGTGGCCTTCCGACTACAGTGGAGACCACTTATGCCAGATGAGCCACCGGATATTTCCAACCTACCGCCGTCTGACTATGCGTATTTCCTCATTCAGACTGCGAGGTTTTACCTTGGTCCTTTGGCGAGTTTGATAGACGAGGCTGAGTTTCTTCAGCattttaaagagctttatcAAGATGCTTCGGCTAAAGCGGCGTCGTGTAAACTGTGGTACGCGCAGTATTTACTCATGATAGCGTTCGGTAAAGCTTTTCTCGGTGGGAAGAGTGCTGATGGAAGTCCACCGGGGTATCAGTACGCCGCACGGGCGATGCCACTGATGCCCGAGTTAGCCGGCATTGCTCTTGATCCTGTTCTCTCAGCGCAAGCACTCACATTGGCTGCTATATACTTCCAGTCGATTGACATGAGAGTGGCAGCATATCAACATATCGGACAAGCTCTCCGTATATGTGTCTTGTCGGGATTTCACAGGCATATGCCGGAAGAAGCTGTCGGGGCACAACACTCTAAGCGATGTCACATAGTATTCTGGGTAGTCTATATGCTCGACCAAGAGTTCGCTGCTCTCATTGGCGCAACGAGTGCCATACGAGACGAAGACATCACGAATAAGCTACCTTCTCAGGCGGATAGCTCGTTGAGCTCACTGAGTCTGACCCTTCATGTCCAGCTTGCTCGGTTAATAGCCCGATTACTTGGGAGTAAGTGACACCCTCCTAAGACTACTAAAAATTGGCTGCTAACAATTTTGAAGCGGTATACGGTGTTGGTAAAGATTATGACGGCACCCTTTTTAGTAACACCCAGTCTATCCTACGCAACTTGGCTGAGTTGAACCGTGATCtgaacaacatcatcaataATCATTTCCGAGACTCGATCAGCAAAGCGTCACGAATTGCGACGAGACTTCTCCTCCAATATCACCACGTAGGTTTCACAGCGCGGTACTGAATGAAGTCTTTGGTCTAATCTGTCTTCAGTGCGTCGTTCTCACAACAAGGCCACAGATAATGTGCGCCTTACATATGCACATTGAACAGTCAAAGACACAGCTTCTGACCCATGGCCTATCACTATCTCCACCGGTTGCCTCGCTTATACAGTCATGCGTCAGCTCGGCGCAGGCGATTTTGAAGACGCTTCGTGCCTTGGCAGACGAAGATCTCATCGGTAAGTACAATTGTCATGAAAGTCAGTCATGAAGCTGAGTTTTTGTGCAGAGGCATTTCTGCCGTTCCAAATAGAGTATGCCTCATCGTCAGCatttctcctccatctcatccctATTATATGTCCACCTCTTCTTTCAGACGATTCATGGCGCGATGATGCTCGCTACGTCTTTGATACTCTTATTGCGAAAGGCAGTCTCATTGCTCCGCTGCGCAAAGTAGAACTCGAGCAGCTGGAACAGAAGTTATCTGCTTTGACGCCGGCCAGTAATATTGCAACGCCAGAAGTACCAAACCAGGTAGAAGAGCATGTCAGCGtccaggaagaggagaacggGGAGCCAGAGTTAGACGAACATGTCTCTGATGAGACGGGTTGGGACCTCTTTGCGGCCAATGCCATGGCAGGATTGACACCAGGGGAGTTGTTGGATTTGGCAGAACAGCTCGACGTAGACAGTTTCCTATATCAACCCGAGATGTAAGAAGGCTAAAAAGCACCAAAACAAATAATAAGATGCTGTTCCCAACTTCTCCTCTGGGTATTTTAGGATAACCCAACCTGACAAGATCTGACGCTATTCTTGTTTAGGCCAGAGTCGTTTTCAGGCCATCTGATAGGATGTAGCTGTTCCAAGCCACAGGCTGACCCCAAGGCTCACAACCATGAGTTCAGCTGAAACCGCTCAACTTGACAGCTTCAAACAACTGAAATTTGACGCAAAGCGACCCAAGTGACCAAATCCCAGCCCTAGCCCCTACTGTACAACTTTAGTAGCTCCAAAGACAATCCTATGGCGTTCCCGGCGGTGTCAGCAGAAGCACGGGTCCCTTCCCCGCCGCCTCTCAGATTGAGCCACGGCAAAGGTCGCCCATACGACGTCCCTCCACCGCATGCGCCAAATCAGCAATACGCGGTAATTCCAGAGACGAGCTATAACAATAAATTCATGCCGTATCCCTACGATTACAATGTCGTGCCACCACTATCTCCACCTACTCCAAAAGCTGCCCTCAGTCCGAGCCCCAGGCTACTCCAAAACCAGCAAGCTGCATCTTCGTTTAGTGAGCTGTCTTATCAGTACAGGCCAATTGAAGATGCATCCATCAGATTGGTTAGAATATTGCcggagaggaagacgatgatcaAGTGCGAAATTATCCATGTTTCCTTGGAACAGCCTCCtccttataaggctatctcGTACACTTGGGGCGATACGGGTGATACCCGCAAGATCGAGATTGAAGGTTGTTTGATCCCGATAGCTGTCAGCCTCCACGGTGCCTTGCAAGCACTACGCAAAAAACAATCATCTGTCTTGATATGGGCAGATGCTCTGTGCATCAATCAAAAGGATCGAGATGAGCGGAGTCAGCAGGTTCAACTGATGCCGTTTATCTACTCTAATGCTGATAGCGTCGCAATCTGGCTTGGTCCGGAAGAGAACGACAGCACACGAGCTGTTAGTTTTCTCGATGCCATAGCGACTACAGGTGAACCTTTTGGGTCCAGCAATATTTCCAAACTACTAGCAGCTGGTGCCGAAAACGGTGACCTTTTAGCAGTAGTATCACTCTTTGGGAGGGAATATTGGAGACGACTATGGGTCGTCCAGGAAGTCTTCAATGCGAAGCGAATAATGGTTCATTCTGGCTCGACTCGTCTTGAGTGGAAGAAATATCAAAGTGCTTCAGTACTATTCAGCCAGCGCCGTGGGGAACTCATCTTCAATAACAAAGACCAGCTCAAGAGGCGACTAGCAGCTTCGCCCGATCAGTTCAGCTATGTTCAGACCCTCATTTACCAAGGGCCAGCCAGTCTACCAGACCTCAAATTCCACATGTcggatggagaagaggctcTTCTACAGGTGCTACGAACTTGTCGCAGGAAGCTCGCCTCTGATCCTAGAGATAAATTGTACGGAATCCTTGGCGTTTTGCCAGCAAGTATTCGAGACGAGTTCCGCGCGGACTACAATCTCTCCGTGAAGGATGTGTACACTGAGATTGTCGActttcttctcaagacgaCTGAAAAGCTCGACATTATCTGTGAAGCAATCCACTTCCCTGTTCACACCAGCACCGCCAACCTTCCAACATTCGTTCCGGACTGGTCACATATTCCGCAAACATCGGCAATGGGCTTCAAGTATAATTTCTCAGCATCAGGTTCGAGTAAAGCCATTTGCAGGTTCCGCGATGAACgcctcaacaagcttgaaATTTCAGGGCTCGAGATCGACGTGGTGCAGAGCAAGGGTGTTGTCGTCGGCACACTTTGCAACCTAGGAGATTACCTTGTGGCGTTCCTGCACTGGAGAGCGCTACTTCTTCAGGCCGTTGAAGGTCGCAATGAGCAAGAATTACAAATGGCGGAAGAGTGCTTTGCAGCGACGATCTGTCTTGGTCAAATCCCATCAGAGTATGACCGAGGTCGATGGCAGGCAGAAATCTATCATATCTTTGCGAACCTCTTTCGCGACCGTCTACCATACATCAGGCTCGATGACAGACTAGCTTACTACTTGGAAACTCCATCCGAGGTTAAAGCTGAAATGAGGCGGCACTTTCTGCAAATTCATTTTGGGGATCGTATGATGGGGAGGTGTTTCTGTCTTACGCAGAATCGTCGGCTTGCGATGGGATCGGGGTTCATGCTTGCGGGTGATGTAATTGTTGTGCCGTTGGGTTGTTCGACACCGATATTGTTGAGAGCTGAGGGGACGCAGGGTGAGTATAGATACGTGGGCGATATATATGTTGACGGGTATATGTTTGGTAAAGCTGTGGATCAATGGCAGGCGGGGAAGAggcagttgaagaagtatgTACTTCACTAAAATTGAATATTCTGGCGAATTGTCCTCGAATAGAGGGCCTGAGGATTTTGGATTGTCTGGATGGTGGGTGATGTCAAAGCGTCATGTGGTAAGCCGCGGTCCGCCCATTGGTGATCGGGCATAGAGTCTCCATGGACCCGGTCAGTGGTCATCGATTTAGCCTTCGGAAGGCCAGCCAATCAATAGCTCGACCTAACGAGTGACTGGTAGTGAGGCATATATCATGACGGCGACGAAAGAGAATGTGGTTACACAAGTTAAACTCCGAGCCAATACCCGCCGTAATCGTACGTTTGCCTGACGTCAGACAGATAGAGTTACTGAGGCGAGCACTCAAACTCGCTTCGAAGCGAGGCCAAGTGACCTGTGCCCTTGGGGGACAGAAAACGTCGAGAGTGACATCCCGGGATCTCCCACTATCCCGAGTTGCAGCTTTTATGTCCCCCCCGAGCCATCCCTGTCACCGACTGAGACTCACCGGTCATGATAAAGGTGCACCAACAGGAGCCATACCAAGCTTATCAGAATATATATGTGAGATAGGACTGAGAAATATTCAGTCTTGACAGCCCTTACGTGCGTCTTTTTAGTATAATCCCTCCGTCTCCGTGAACCTTTCGACGATAAACCCCAGTCATCAACACTCCTTGTCGACCCTGGAAATTCTTGGCATGCGGCGCATTTCCCCACATCCTAACAACCGCCGTCAGTCGGATCAGCGCCAACGGCATCTCTCATAGTGGAGTAATTATGGGCTCTATATCGACTTCTACACATGGAGCACCAGACTCAGAGCCAATATTAAGCGACGCACTTTGGAGAGAGAGGGTGCCGCATATCAACGGAGAGAACCACTTCTTCTGGCCGTACCCGATCCTAGAGAGGCTGATAACACGAGAGACAATCACCCGACAACTCCATTCCGTCAAGATAGGATTGGAGGATGCAGAGGCATGCAGCAACTTAATTCTGGGTATCGACAGACCTTCATTTCTTCGAGTCTTTGCCATACTGGTTATTGTAGAGCGGTCCGGTGATATCCGGGCTTTTATAGACGCAGACTTGCATGACGAAAGATTTCCTCTGGTGCAAGGATCTGAGCATTATCTCACTGCACAGATTTGCATGGCAAAGCTGGGGTGGTCTCATATGCAGAAAGACTATTTCAACATTAATCAACTACGAATATCACCGAGGTTCTTTTCACTGGGAGAGGATTACGAAGCCCAACACTATGATATGCCTAAAGGGCAGATGCTCCCTTGGGTACTATGCAGAGACAGCTACGGAGTACACGAAGAGACACTATCGGGAGGATGCGGACAGGTTGTCAAGTACAAGATTGACTCCAACTCACATGGTTTTGCCCCCTTACTTGAGGAGGTGAGTTCACGTTTCAATCCTTGCTGCTTGATAAGGCTCTGATTTCTATCCCGCATAGCTTGGATTTTATGGTAGCTTCGTGGCCGTCAAGTCTTTGAAAAATACAAGCAGAGAGAAAGGCACATCGAACAAAGAGTTGAAAATGCTCAAACGATTCAGCGGTCTAAGTCACCCAAATATCATTACGCTTTTGGCCACATACactctcaacaacaggctTCACTTCATCTTCCCGGTTGCCGAGTACGATCTCCTCATGTATTGGAAAATCCATCCTGGTCCACTCGTAAGCCCGGCTTCTGCTAACAGCGAAGGTCTCTTATGGCTGTCGGGACAAATTCGAAACATTCTCGGAGCCCTTGCACATATACACGAGGGCAGAAAAGCCAATATGGATACGGAGACAATGTTTGGCAGGCATGGCGACATAAAACCTGCCAACATTCTTTGGTTCAGATCACGGAAAGAGAGACGAGGTGTTTTTGTGATATCGGATTTTGGTATTGCGGATGCCCACCGGGAAGAAACCAGATCTATTGTTTCTGCAGTTGATTTACCTGTCACACCCAGGTATCGAGCACCCGAGTGCGATATTCGTGATGGCCGGATATCTAGAGCATATGATGTCTGGAGTCTAGGCTGTGTATTACTCGAAATGATTTCTTGGATACTTGGGGCGAACGAACTGAGGGAACAGTTCAAAGAGATCTTGGTTTCACCTTACATTACCGGGGTCAAGACCGACATATACTACGATTTTCACTGGCTTGGGCCTGGAGAGGGCTACAGAGTTGGGGTAAAAGAGCAAATTCTCCAGGTAAGTCTCCCAATTGAAAACTCTGACACAACCTCTTTCTGACAGTATTGACAGTGGACCCGTTCATTGCACAATAAACCGGGTTGTAGCCCCTACGTCCACGATTTGTTGAAAATTATACACCAAGATATGCTAGTGGTTGATCAACATAGGAGGAAAAGGATGGCTGATTTGCTTGATAATGTTGGCGAGATGCACCAACGCGCCGTTGATAACATTGACTATATCAGAGCCCCAGAACCGAGCGAGGTAATTATGGAGGCAAGATATATGGATGGAGTGCGTTTGAATAATAAGATAGAAAGCATCCTTGAGAATCaggaggagaaaagaaagcagCTGAACGAGGCCTCGCATGGGGAGGTATCGGGTAACTCGTGACACTACTCAAGGCCCAGACCTATCAGGGCAGGGTTAGCTCCGAATAGCGCCAATATAACAATCGATAGTGTTGTCTGGAAAATTGATAGCGCTTCGAATTATATCGTGCTTAATACCTTAGCCTATCTAATCTTAGTTCTTTTTCGTTTAGTGAAGCCAAGTGAAGTTAGCAGCGACAATTTTAAACAAGGGTCAGGATATGTCCGTTAGTCTCGACCGATCTAATACCATACCACCGGAATTA encodes the following:
- a CDS encoding related to heterokaryon incompatibility protein het-6; protein product: MAFPAVSAEARVPSPPPLRLSHGKGRPYDVPPPHAPNQQYAVIPETSYNNKFMPYPYDYNVVPPLSPPTPKAALSPSPRLLQNQQAASSFSELSYQYRPIEDASIRLVRILPERKTMIKCEIIHVSLEQPPPYKAISYTWGDTGDTRKIEIEGCLIPIAVSLHGALQALRKKQSSVLIWADALCINQKDRDERSQQVQLMPFIYSNADSVAIWLGPEENDSTRAVSFLDAIATTGEPFGSSNISKLLAAGAENGDLLAVVSLFGREYWRRLWVVQEVFNAKRIMVHSGSTRLEWKKYQSASVLFSQRRGELIFNNKDQLKRRLAASPDQFSYVQTLIYQGPASLPDLKFHMSDGEEALLQVLRTCRRKLASDPRDKLYGILGVLPASIRDEFRADYNLSVKDVYTEIVDFLLKTTEKLDIICEAIHFPVHTSTANLPTFVPDWSHIPQTSAMGFKYNFSASGSSKAICRFRDERLNKLEISGLEIDVVQSKGVVVGTLCNLGDYLVAFLHWRALLLQAVEGRNEQELQMAEECFAATICLGQIPSEYDRGRWQAEIYHIFANLFRDRLPYIRLDDRLAYYLETPSEVKAEMRRHFLQIHFGDRMMGRCFCLTQNRRLAMGSGFMLAGDVIVVPLGCSTPILLRAEGTQGEYRYVGDIYVDGYMFGKAVDQWQAGKRQLKKYVLH